The stretch of DNA TGGATTGAAAAATTACTGCAGCATATCCCAGCCAACTTACATTTGGTTATCTCAAGCCGCAGTCGACCGGGCTGGAAGCATTTAACGAAAATGAGGGTTAGTGGGCAGTTATTAGAAATTAGCCGTGAAGATTTAGTACTAACGATTGATGAAATGGAATTATTATTGACTGACCTTTATGGTCTGGAAATCGAGACAGTCCATTTACAAAGTATCTATCAATTAACAGAAGGCTGGATTATTGCATTATGTATGATCGCGCAGCAGATACCACACACTGGAGATATCTCAACACTCTTTGAACATTCCTCCTATTCACTTCAAGACTTATTCGACTACTTAGTAATGGAAGTCTTTTCAAAACAGCCTCCTATGATTCAACAATTTTTAGAACAAACCTCAATCTTAGATGTCATTGAGGAAGAACTATGTGATGAAGTAATTGGAATACATGGGGCTTCCGGCATGTTAGAGCAACTAAAAGAACGAAACTTATTCATCCAAAAGATAGGACTAAAACATTATCGATACCATGCACTTTTTAAAGAGTTTTTAGAAAACGCTTTCTTAAAAAACAATCCAACCAACTATCATGCGCTTCATGAAAAATGTGGACGCTTCTATGAAAGAAGATTGATGTGGGAAGAGGCACTCTATCATTATAAAAAAATCAGTCATTTTAAAGCAATGGCTTCAATCTTACAGGACAATGGGATTAATATGCTCGAAGGTGGGAAACTAAAAAGCTTGTCTGACCATTTACTGTTGATTCCAATAAGTGAGTTAGATATTTATTATCTTCTTTGGTTTTTAAAAGCTGAAGTACACCGTTATCGGTCCCAATATCAAGAGGCAGAGGCATGTTATGAAAGAACCTTTATAGAGGCACAAAAGAGACAAGATTATCTCGGGATGAGCAAGGCGTTAGAAGGCAAAGCGAAAATTTATTTAGACACCATTCAACCACACCAAGCTGAAAATTTATTATATGAAGCAATTGAAGCTAGAGAAAAAAGCATTTGCTCAGATGAAGAAAAGGCTAAACTATATTTTTTACTTTCTGAGAATCTTTTAAATTCAGGAAAATCAACAAATGCCGAAAAGTGGCTGCAAAGGGCAAAAGAATCCAGCGCGACATTATTGGATGGAAATATTGAAGCAAGATTGTATTTAAGAACAGGACGTTTTGAGGAAGCAAAAAAATTTCTTTTTAACCAAAAAGAAAAGCTATCCAGTAAAAATGGTTCCGCACTTCCGAAATCCCATCGAGAAACAGATTTATTATTATCGCTAATAGAAGCCTTTACAGGGGAAGGTTTGAATGCCAAAGAATTAGCACAGGCCGGCATACAACAAGGCATTAGTTTACGAGCACCTTTTGTGGAGGCATGTGGGTGGATACGAATGGGGCATGCAGTACAAATCCTCAATAAATATGATTCGGATTTAGCAGAACAGTGCTACAATATTGCGTTAGATATTATGAGTGTGCTGAATGTCGAAAGAGGAAAAGCCGAACCGTTAATGGGACTTTGTATACTATATGGAACAAGGGGAGAATATGAGCGGGCAATAGAGGCAGGGAAAAGGGCTTTGATGGAGACTGAAAAAGTTCAGGACATCTGGCTTTCTGCACTCATTAGCCTGTGTATGGGAATCACCTGTATTTATAATGAAAGGTTCAATAAAGGATTAGGATACTTAGAGAAAACTAGAGTATTATTTTACCAATGTGAGGATACCTTTGGACAAACGTTAGCAAGTTTTTGGATAGCCTATATTTACTATATGGAAAAGGAACAGGATCTGTTTAGAGAAACAATCGATAAGTTTCTATTAATGGTACAACAACATGATTTTGAATTCTTTTTTCAAAAAGTGTCAATGTTCAGTCCAAGAGATTTGCAAATGTTTGTTCCACTGCTAATAGAGTGCGCAAAAGAGGAAATTCAAAAATCATATACTGTAAAAATCCTTCAGGATATGGGGATAACGACCTTAGACTCACATCCAGGTTATTCAATAAGAGTCAAAACACTAGGGCAATTTAAGATTTGGCTTGGGAAAAAAGAGGTGGGAGAAAAGGATTGGCAACGGGAAAAAGGAAAGGAATTGTTCCAGCTATTTATTACTATGAACGAACTTATCCCTAAAGAAGAGATACTCCAAATTCTTTGGCCGAATCAAGATAAAAAAAATGCAGATCGTGACTTTAAAGTTGCATTAAATAGTCTCCACCACGTCCTTGAACCATTACGAAAGGCTAGAGCAGCTCCTTTTTTTATTATTAGAGAAGGAATGTTCTATGGATTGAATCCCCATGCTGTAGTTGAATTGGATACCATCCAATTTCAATCTTTGATTGAGGCAGGTTTGGGTGAATCATCCCAGGAGAAAGTAATCACTCTTTTAGAAAAGGGCTTGAAACTTTATCTAGGAGAATACTTGCCAGATCGACGATATGATGATTGGTGCATCAGTAAAAGGGAAAGCATGCTTGTTTATTTTTTACGTGGTGCTGAAAAAATGGCTCAATTAATGGTTCGGAATGAAGATTATGATAAAGCGATTTATTGGTGTGAAAAAATACTAAAGAGAGATCGGACTTGGGAAGAAGCCTATCGATTATTAATGTATTGTTACTATCGAAAAAACAACCGCCCACAAGCCATGAAGTGGTTTCAAAAATGTAAGGTCGTGTTGGAAGAAGAATTAGGAGTTTCACCGCTTGAACCAACAAAGCAAATGCACCAGATGATCATTGAATCAGAAAATTATATACCTCAATCTGAGCAGCCTTAATCAGGCTGCTCAGATTGTCGAGAAAGGGTATCTTTCTCGGCAATTTTTTATTTAAACAAAGACTAACTTACGGTTTTTTAAAAAATTCCTGCCTGCTCAATGGCCTGTTGATTTCCGCTCCACGTGCTTCGCTTTCCGCGGGCGTGCCGGGAAGCCTCCTCGGCGCTGAAGCGCCTGCGGGGTCTCCCCCTGCCCCGTACTCCCGCAGGAGTCTTCGCACCTTCCGCTCCAATCAACAGGGGTGCATTAACTTAGAATTGCCACACACTTTTTCCAGCCTAGACAAGTGTGTGGCAATCTTTTTTATATTTTGGCATGCTGCGGTGAGTAACACTTGCTCACTCGCATTATGCAATCCCCGTAACCTACAATAGCGAAGCCCATGCAGTTCTTTTGAATCTGCGAAGCTTCGCTCTACTTATTCCTTTCTTGTATTGGGTCCGAAGGACGCCCTTTATTTTCAGAGTAAAAAGGACGGACTCTCTCACCAATAAAAGAAAAGTCGATATATTTGTCCACCTTTCTTAACAGGTGATCTTGAGGCACTAAATCATCAATAATTACAAATTCCGCTTCATTTTGTATCTCTTTTTTTGGCTTATACATTTAATCCACCGTCCTATTAATATTAATAGTATTATACAAAATTAACGCGGTGAATCGTTAAAGTTATTGAAAATAAAGTCTCCTTTTCTGTAAGATTGGTGCCATTATCAATATAGATAGCAAGGAGTGGATTGGAGCGAAAGGTGCTTGACTCCTGCGGGATGTAGAGGAAAGGTCGAGACCCCACAGACGCGAAGCGTCGAGGAGGCTCGACTTCCTCCCCGCGGAAAGCAAGCACCTGTAGCGGAAAGGAACGGTCCATTTGTATACAAAAAACAACATTCTATAAAAAAGAGCCAAAATAAAAGACTGTCGAGAGTTTCTCGACAGCCTGAGCAGCCTTAATCAGGCTGCTTTTCGATTTGTAACTAAATTGTAACTCTACTCTTCTATTATGAAATCAATGCAATGCATGGTTTTATTTTAAATTACAAGGGGGAAAAGAAGTGAAGGCATTTCGTGGAAAAGGGGCTTTATTAGTTTTTCTTATGTTTGTGATGATTTTTGCTACAGCTTGCAGCTCTGACAAAACGGAGGGAGATACAAAGGGCAATGGAGAAAAGGCAGAGGATAAGGAACCAATTAAAATTGGTGTTCTTGCCTCCACAACAGGTGCTCTAGAGTCCTATGGAAAACAAACATTAAGAGGATTTGAACTAGGTCTAGAATATGCAACAGAAGGAACAATGGAGGTTGCTGGCAGAAAAATTGAGTTTGTGGTCGAAGATACAGAAACAAAGCCAGAGGTTGCAGTTCAAAAAGCTACCAAGCTATTAGAAGAAGATAAAGTGGACTTCTTAGTTGGATCATCCAGTTCCGCTGATACATTAGCTGTATTACCGCTTGCTGAAGAATACCAAAAGATCATGATTGTTGAACCTGCAGCAGCTGATAGTATTACAGGTTCTGAGTTTAATAAGTATATTTTCCGTTCTGCCCGAAATTCTTCACAGGATGCTGTTGCAGGTGCAGCCGCTATCGCTGGTGATGGCGTGAAGATTGCTACTCTTGCTCCAGATTATTCATTTGGACGTGACGGAGTGGCTGCCTTTAAAGAAGCAGCTGAAAAGCTTGGTGCAGATATTGTGCTAGAAGAATATGCTGACCCAGCAGCAACTGACTTTACATCTAACATTCAAAAAATTATTGATGCAAAACCTGATTATTTATTTGTTGTTTGGGCGGGTGCAAACTCTCCTTGGAGTCAGATTGCTGATATGAAGGTTCAGGACAAGGGAATCAAAATCTCCACAGGTGCACCTGATATTGCTGCCTTAGCTACAATGGAACCACTTATTGGCATGGAAGGCTTTACTGTTTATTATCATGACCTGCCAAGTAATGAAATCAATGATTGGCTCGTTGCTGAACATAAGAAGCGATTTAACGGAGAAGTTCCTGATTTATTTACACCAGGTGGTATGAGTGCTGCCATTTCAATTGTTGAAGCATTGAAGAAAACTGAAGGGGATGCAGATGCGGATAAACTGATTGAAACGATGGAAGGCATGAGCTTTGAAACACCAAAAGGAAAAATGACCTATCGACCAGAAGATCATCAAGCTCTCCAAGCCATATATGCCATAAAGCTAGAGAAGAAAGATGGCGTTCCATACCCAGTCCCAGTACTAATTAGAGAACTAACACCAGAAGAAACAGCCCCTCCAGTACGTAACTAATAAAATTTATTTTTAAAAATATGAGGGTTGGACCTGTTATTTTCGGTCACCCTCTTCCTTATTTCTATCTACAAGATTGGCGGTGAAAGAGTGACAACCATAATCGAAACAGACAATTTATCGATAACCTTTGGCGGACATACCGCAGTTGATTCTGTCAGCATTTCTGTCCCAGAAAAACACTTCAAATCCATTATTGGTCCAAACGGAGCAGGTAAAACGACATTCTTTAACCTTTTAAGTGGTCAATTAAATCCTACAAATGGAAAAATTTATTTTCGGGGAAAGGATATCACAAAACTTTCTTCGACGAAGCGAACTAGAGAAGGTATCGGACGTTCTTTTCAAATTACAAATGTTTTCCCAAATTTAACTGTCCTCGAAAATGTAAGACTAGCAGTTCAGTCAAGGGCAGGTGTTCGCTATCAGATGTTATTTCATTATAAGAAATATCGAAAATTTGAAGAAAAGGCACTAGAATGGCTAAAACTCGTATTGCTAGACGATAAAGTAGACTCATTGGCTAGCAATTTGGCACATGGTGAAAAGAGAAAGCTTGAAATGGCTATGCTTCTTGCTCTTGAAACAGAGGTTCTTTTATTAGATGAACCGACTGCAGGCATGTCTTTAGAGGATGTTCCAGCCATTTTAGAAGTAATCAAAAAAATTAAAGATCAAGGCAACCGGACAATCATCTTAATTGAGCACAAAATGGATATGATCCTAGACTTATCAGATTCTGTAATGGTGCTATTTAATGGCAGATTACTTGCGGACGGAACCCCTGAGGAAATTATGAAAAATGAAACCGTTCAGTCTGCCTATTTGGGAGGTATCAGCTTGTGAACGAACTGCTGAAGCTTAATCATGTCGAGACATATATTGGACAATATCATATCCTACAGGGTGTATCGCTTGAAGTGAAAAAGGGTGAAGTAACGGTGCTGCTCGGTAGAAATGGAGCTGGTAAAACAACTACGTTAAGGACCATCATGGGGCTAAATCCTTCATCCAAAGGAAGTATTATCTATAAAGAAGAACAGATACAGGCGCTGCCAACCTATACGATTGCTCAAAAGGGAATCGGATATGTTCCAGAGGACCAAGGGATTTTTGCGGGATTGACAGTCGAGGAGAATATGAAAGTAGCCATTCAAAAAGACAATGAAGAAACAAATAAGCGCCTTGATTATATCTTAAATTTATTTCCTGACTTAAAAAAGTTTTGGAAAAAACCAGGCGGGTTACTAAGCGGCGGACAAAAACAAATGCTTTCTATCGCCAGAGCATATGTGAATGAAAACGAATTATTATTAATCGATGAACCTAGTAAAGGTTTGGCACCTATTGTCGTCGAGAAGGTGATGGAATCCATCCTTCAAATGAAGGACCAAACCACCATCGTTTTGGTAGAGCAGAATTTCATGATGGCGAGCACTATAGGGGATTGCTTTTACATTATCGACGATGGAAGAACGGTAAGCAATGGAAGTATGAAACAGTTAAAAGAGGATGAGGAAATGAAACGAAAGTATTTGGGAATTGCCTAGGAAAGGAGGAAAGTTTGAATGGAGCTTTTATTCAATCTTACATTAAATGGGTTGGCAACAGGCATGCTAATCTTCTTATTAGCTGCAGGGTTAACGTTAATTTTTGGGTTAATGGATGTACTCAACTTTGCACATGGCGGATTGTTTGCTTGGGGTGCCTATAGCGGCATATGGATTTATACTACTACTGGCAGCTTTTTTATTGGGATTATTGGCGCCATCCTTACTGGTTTTATACTGGGGATCATCACAGAAAAATGGATCATCAAACCGGTTTATGGCAACCATGTTCAACAAATATTAATTACTCTTGGATTGATGTTGGTTTTATCCGAAATGTTAAAAGTGATTTGGGGACCCAATCAAATCACTGCTACCCCTCCAGATTTTCTTAAAGGAAGCTGGGAAATTGGCAACATGATCATCATAAAGTATCGAGTATTTATTATCGCTGTAGGTTTGTTCGTATTTGCTGGAGTTCAATTCTTGCTTAAAAATACTAAAATAGGTCTTGTTGTTCGGGCTGGTGTTATGAATAAGGAAATGGTTCAGGCATTGGGGATAAATATTAAGAAGGTATTTATGTTAGTCTTTATGATTGGCTCTGGTATGGCTGCACTGGGAGGAGTACTTTTCGGACCATACTCTGGAGTCATTCATGCAGGAATGGGAATGGAATTTGCTATCTTAGCGTTTATTGTTGTTGTTATCGGCGGAATGGGTAATTTTACTGGTTCAGTTATGGCGGCAATCTTAGTTGGATTATCTGGTTCATTTATGGCCTATTATGTACCTGAATTATCATTAGCTGTAAATATGCTATTAATGGCAATTGTGTTAATCGTTAAGCCACAAGGACTATTTGGCGGGAAGGGGTGAGAGTATGAAGTGGATTGTAAATAATAGATTGAATGCTATTTATATTATCATTGCGGCATTTTTGTTCCTCTTGCCCTTTGTCTATGAGTCAAGAAATATGTTAATCCTCTTAACCCAAATTTTTGTGTTTGCCATCCTAGCGATGAGCTACGATTTATTATTAGGCTTTACTGGAATCGTTTCCTTTGGGCATGCGATGTTTTTTGGAATTGGAGCCTACTCGATTGGGATATTTATGAAGCGTTTTGAGCCAACAATGCTTCATTTTACTTATGCGGTACTGGCAACGATTTTCATCACAGCCATCGTAAGTTTTATTGTTGGTTTGCTGACACTTAGGTTGAAAAGTCATTTTTACGCGATGTTAACCATGGCATTGGCAGGATTATTTTTAGTATTAGCGGAAAAATGGAGGACCTTAACGTTTGGGAATGATGGTTTTACCTTCCGAGTTCCAGAATTGTTTATCGATCGGACTAATTTTTACATTATTTGTTTAGCTGTAATGATCGGAACTTTTATGATTTTACGACGTTTTACGAACTCTCCACTTGGAAGAGTTCTGCAGGCGATTCGAGAAAATGAACAACGGACAGAATCTTTAGGTTATCAAGTACTACATTATAAGATTGCCGCAAGTGTCGTTTCTGGTGTGTTAGCTGGAATTGCCGGGATCTTTTATGCGATGTCACTTCGATATGTGAATACCAGTGTATTCGCGATGGATATGACCTTAGATGCTTTATTAATGACAATCATCGGTGGAGTTGGTACCTTAGTTGGAGCCATTATTGGGGCGGGATTAATTGAATTTGCCCATGACGGGTTAACAGAATTGGCAAAGGAACATTGGATTTTTGAACGATGGATTATTTTCTTTGGCATTATATATATTTTGGTTGTCATTTTCTTCCCGTTAGGTATTGTGGGGACACTTAGGAAATTTCCTTGGAAACGAAAAAAACAGCATTCTGCAAAGAAAAAAGAAAATTTAGCAGGATAGGAGGAGGCATTCATGGACTCGTTACAAATTGCTTCCTTCGTCGTTCGTTTTCAACTAGCGGCAGTGGAAAAAGAAACAGGTAAAAAACAATGGAGAATAAAAGTAACACATGTGCAAGAGGAGCGTGAAACTTTATTTGATTCTATTGAAGAAGTGACAGCTTTTATGAAGTCAATGGTGGAAGACTCCTAGTCTAGGTGGTGAAAGTTTTGCAAATTGGTATTGTTTCAACAGGTCTTTACCTCCCTGAGGAATATTTAACGGGTAGAGAAATAGCTGAAAAAGCAGGTATACCAACAAATGTTGTCGAAGAGAAAATGGGGATTAAGAAAAAATATGTTCCTGGACCCGATGACCATACGTGTGAAATGGGAATTATCGCTGCCAAACAAGCGATTGAAAGAGCAGGTATTAATCCATTAGAGATTGATGTCGTGATTTATATTGGTGAAGAACATAAGGAATATCCACTGTGGACAGCTGGTATCAAACTGCAAGAAGAAGTTGGAGCCTTAAATGCTTGGGCCTTTGATGTTGCCCTAAGATGTGGAACCACGGTTATGGCACTTAAAGTAGCAAAAAGTCTAATGATGGCTGATCCTACTACCAACACTGTCCTGCTTGCAGGAGGTTATCGAAATGTGGATTTCATTGATTACAAGAACCCGCGGACACGCTTCATGTTTAATCTAGGTGCAGGTGGAGGAGCGATTCTGCTAAAAAAGGGTCATAACGAGAACATCCTGCTCGAAACGGAGTTAGTAACGGATGGGTCTTTCTCAGAGGATGTTGTGGTGGTTTCTGGCGGTACCAAAAGTCCAATCACGAAAGAGGCAATTGAGCAGCGTACAAATAAACTTGATGTTTTGGATCCAGAGGGTATGAAACAGCGGTTGGAACAAAAATCAATGGTCAATTTTATAAAAGTGATAAGGGAATCTATGAGGAAAAGTGGTTATAAGGATGAAGATATTTCTTATTTAGCTATGCTCCACATGAAAAAGTCTGCACATGAATATGTATTAAAAGAATTGGGCTTGTCTGGGGAACAGTCAATCTATTTAGAGGACTACGGTCATATTGGTCAAATTGATCAAATCCTATCTCTCGAGCTTGCCCTTAAAGAAGGGAAAGTAAAAGAGGGTGACCTTGTTGTTTTTGTGAGTGCTGGGATTGGCTATGCCTGGGGGGCAACGACAATAAAATGGGGGAAGGTGACTTAGTTGGTTAAGGTGACAATGAAAGAGGTTCAGTTAACAAATGGGGAAACAATTGCCTATCGCGAGCGCGAAGGCGGAGAAAAAAAGATTCTATTAATCCATGGAAATATGACTTCTTCCAAGCATTGGGATCTTGTTCTAGATAATATGGCAGAAGAGTTTAAATTATATGCCTTAGATTTACGGGGATTTGGAAACTCTAGTTATAATCAGCTTATTACATCAATCAAGGATTTTTCGGATGATGTAAAGCTCTTTGTCGATGAAATTGGCCTGAAGGATTTTGCGATTGTGGGTTGGTCAACTGGAGGGGCTGTTGCGATGCAGTTTGCAGCCGATTACCCTGTCTATTGTAACAAACTTATTCTATTGGCCTCAGAATCTACTAGAGGTTATCCGTTTGATGGGAAGCTTAATGAAAACGATGAACCTCGAAGATTTTCACGCTATGAAGATATTAAACATGACCTAATCCGAACCATCCCTGTCCAAGCAGCCTACGATACCAATAATGTGGAATTATTGAAATTGATTTGGAATGCTGTCATCTATACAAAAAATCAACCTGTTCCTGACATTTACGATGAATATGTGCAGGATATGAGAACTCAGCGGAATTTAGCTGAAGTACATCATTCAAACAATACCTTTAATATCAGCCATCACCATAATGGACTCGTTGAAGGTAATGGACTGGTGAATCAAATCAATGTACCTGTTCTTGTATTAAGAGGCGACCGTGATTTTGTTATTACAGCTGAAATGACAAAAGAATTGGTGGAGGATTTAGGAGCAAAAGCCAAATTTGTAGAGTTAAAGGATTGTGGTCATTCACCACTTGTAGATGATTTACCACAATTACTAAAAGAGATGACGGACTTTTTACATGCTGAGGGGTACAAATGAGATTAAAAAATAAAGTAGCTCTTATTACGGGAGCAGCAAATGGAATTGGTTTAACAGCTGCTGAAGTTTTTGCAAAAGAGGGTGCAAAGGTGGCCATGGCTGACTTTGATGCAGAACAAGGTGAAAAGAGAGCACAAGAATTACGGGAAAAAGGGTATGAAGTGTCATTCTTTCAAGTGAATGTGGCACAGCGTTCAAGTGTGGATGAAATGGTGGAGAAAGTTCGTGAAGTCTACGGAACCATCGGTGTCCTAATAAATAATGCAGGAATTACAAGAGACGGTATGTTATCTAAATTAACCGTCGAGGATTTCCAAGCTGTGTTGGATGTCAATCTTACAGGAGTATTTCATTGTACGCAGGCGGTTTTGCCGTCGATGATTGAAAACGGAAAAGGAAAAATTATTAATACTTCTTCCGTTTCAGGTGTGTATGGAAATGTCGGACAAACGAATTATTCTGCAACAAAGGCTGGTGTGGTCGGGATGACAAAAACATGGGCCAAAGAACTTGGGCGCAAAGGGATTAATGTAAACGCTGTTGCTCCTGGTTTTATCGAAACAGGTATGACTGCAAAGGTTCCTGAAAAAATATTAGACCAAATGAAACAGATGGTTCCGCTGGCACGGCTTGGGAAGCCAGAAGACATCGCCAACGCCTACTTGTTTTTAGCTTCTGATGAATCAAACTATGTAAATGGAACCGTCCTTCATGTAGATGGCGGGATAATGATGTGAATGAAAAAGCTGAAGTGCCCCTGGGTGCTGGCGCTAAATTGGTAAAGCGGCCTTCATAAGGTTGCTTTTTTCTTTTAAGTCCTGTAACTTCGCTGTAACTAGAATTCAGTAAGATATCCTCATCTAGTTGTGAAGGAGCGATTGTTCGGTGAGGTGGGAACTCGATTGGCTTGAAAATAGAGCAAGGTTATCGCCAAATAAGAGGGCAATAATTGATGAAGATACAAATAAATCATGGACCTATGAAGGTTTAAATAACCGTTCATCCTCAGTGGCCAGCTGGTTAAAAAGTCAGGGTATTAAAAAAGGTGATCGAGTTGCACTATTGTCGCCCAATGATATCAGTTATTTTGACTTATTGTTTGCCTGCGGAAAAATTGGTGCCATATTTGTCCCGTTAAATTGGCGTCTGTCTTTACATGAATTAATTGAAATTTTGAAGGATTGTACACCAATATTGCTAGGAGTTCATCAGAAATTTAAAAATAGGTTTACATCCTTACAAGCTGTAGTACCTAGTTCCATTATAGTTGGTGGACATATGTATGAAGAGATGATGACTCTTTTAGATGGCAGTAAACAAATGGAATCAATTTCTGAATCTGATCCATTAGCCATGATTTATACGGGAGGAACTACTGGGAAGCCAAAAGGTGTTGTCTTAAGTCACCAGTCTATTCAATGGAACGCCATTAACACTATTCTTAGTTGGAATTTATCAGATGAGGATGTAACGATAAACTATATGCCGATGTTCCACACGGGCGGACTAAATGCATTATCGCTTCCAATCCTAATGATTGGCGGAACAGTGGTCATTGGTGATCAGTATTCAGGAGAAAAAGTGGTGAATTCAATCAAACAATACAACTGTACGATTATTCTTCTTGTACCAACGATGTACCATTTGCTTATTCAAAGTGATGAGTTCCAGAAAAGCGCTTTTCCTTCCATGAAAATCTTCCTGTCAGGTGCAGCACCTTGTCCGCTGCAAGTATATGAGGCTTTTCAGAAAAAGGGATTAGCCTTTAAGGAAGGATATGGATTAACGGAAGCCGGACCAAATAATTTCTACATTCAACCTGGGGATGCACAGATAAAACGAGGGTCAGTAGGAAAACCAATGTTATTTAATGCTGTAAAGTTGGAAAAAGAAGATGGTCAAGAGGCCCAAGTGAATGAAGTTGGTGAAATTTTAATAAAAGGAAAACACTCTTTTTCGCATTATTGGAATAACGAACTGGCGACGATTGAAACGAAAAAGGGAGGCTGGGTTCATACAGGAGACCTGGCCAGAAAGGATGAAGAAGGGTTCCATTATATAGTCGGAAGAAAGAAGGATATGATTATCACTGGCGGTGAAAATGTCTACCCACTCGAGATTGAACATTGGCTGGCAGCACATCCTTTCGTTGACGAAGTAGCCGTTATCGGACTGCCAGATCAAAAATGGGGAGAACTTGTTGCTGCGTTTATCGTTACTAAAAATTCTTATAGGATTGATGAAGAAGAACTTAAATTCTATTGTGAACAGAAACTTGGAAGATACAAAATTCCAAAGAAATTCATACAAATCGAAGAACTTCCGAAAACACATGTTGGAAAAATTGATAAAAAGAAGTTAAAGGAATTAAGTATCCAAACATAAAAGGAGAACCACGCCGGTTCTCCTTTTGATTATTTTTCAGCAAGTTTTAAAGCGGTATCTGATACAGTCAAGTCAAACTGCAACTGTTCACTTAAATTATGTGGATGATAGAAGCCTCTTGAAATCATATAATTAGTTATTTTTTCGTGTGTGGCAATAGCCGTATTTAATTGTTCTCTAAGGGCAGCTTTTAATTCTGGGGTCCCAGTCTCGGTAATGGCGACTGCATAATTTCTTACCCCTGCTTTAGCAGAAATGTTAACCCAGAACTTAGAAGAATTTTTCACAAGCAAATGGAGGCGGCCATTGATTTGCATACTGAAATATCTGAATTAATGATAAAGAAGGGCTGGCTGCATCCTCATAACTTTAAAGAGCAGTTTCCGATTGATCTGAAGGCTGCAGAGACAGCGGTACAGATTGCTAAGCTAAATCTCTATCCTAACGATACGGATCGACAAGGGATGTTTGCAACACCAAACCAGTAAAAGGAGGAGAGAGATGAAGGCTGTTACATACCAAGGAATTAAGAATGTTGAAGTTAGAGAAGTGAAAGACCCAAGTATTAAAAATCCAGATGACATAATCGTTAAGATAACTACTTCCGCCATTTGCGGCTCCGACCTGCATTTGATTCATGCCATGATACCTAATTTGCCAACAGATTAT from Neobacillus sp. CF12 encodes:
- a CDS encoding spore coat protein encodes the protein MQINGRLHLLVKNSSKFWVNISAKAGVRNYAVAITETGTPELKAALREQLNTAIATHEKITNYMISRGFYHPHNLSEQLQFDLTVSDTALKLAEK